The following coding sequences are from one Streptomyces sp. NBC_01485 window:
- the arc gene encoding proteasome ATPase: MAAHDDDMNRGIRPGRGSDDPSGQIAYLEQEIAVLRRKLADSPRHTRILEERIVELQTNLAGVSAQNERLANTLREARDQIVALKEEVDRLAQPPAGFGVFLTANEDGTADIFTGGRKLRVNVSPGVELDELRRGQEVMLNEALNVVEAMEYESVGDIVTLKEILEDGVRALVQGHTDEERVVRLAEPLLDVVIRPGDALLLEPRSGYVYEVVPKSEVEELVLEEVPDIGYEQIGGLGGQIEMIRDAVELPYLYPDLFKEHELRPPKGVLLYGPPGCGKTLIAKAVANSLAKKVAEVTGQATGKSFFLNIKGPELLNKYVGETERQIRLVFQRAREKASEGTPVIVFFDEMESLFRTRGSGVSSDVENTIVPQLLAEIDGVEGLQNVVVIGASNREDMIDPAILRPGRLDVKIKIERPDAEAAKDIFQKYLTERLPLHSEDVGEHGGDRTITVQSMIQTAVEHMYAESEQNRFLEVTYANGDKEVLYFKDFNSGAMIENIVGRAKKMAIKDFLDKNQKGLRVSHLLQACVDEFKENEDLPNTTNPDDWARISGKKGERIVYIRTLITGKQGADTGRSIDTVANTGQYL; encoded by the coding sequence GTGGCAGCCCACGACGACGACATGAACCGCGGCATCCGCCCGGGACGAGGGTCCGACGACCCGTCCGGGCAGATTGCCTACCTTGAGCAGGAGATCGCCGTCCTGCGACGTAAGCTCGCCGACTCTCCGCGACACACGAGGATTCTCGAAGAGCGGATCGTCGAGCTGCAGACCAACCTGGCCGGCGTGTCCGCCCAGAACGAGCGACTCGCCAACACACTCCGTGAGGCCCGCGACCAGATCGTGGCCCTCAAGGAGGAAGTCGACCGGCTCGCCCAGCCGCCGGCCGGCTTCGGTGTCTTCCTCACGGCGAACGAGGACGGCACAGCCGACATCTTCACCGGAGGCCGCAAACTCCGCGTGAACGTCAGCCCCGGCGTCGAGCTCGACGAGCTACGACGCGGCCAGGAAGTAATGCTCAACGAAGCCCTCAACGTGGTCGAGGCCATGGAGTACGAGAGCGTCGGGGACATCGTCACCCTCAAGGAGATCCTTGAGGACGGCGTACGCGCCCTGGTGCAGGGGCACACCGACGAGGAAAGAGTGGTACGGCTCGCCGAGCCACTCCTCGACGTCGTCATCCGCCCCGGCGACGCCCTCTTGCTCGAACCCCGCTCCGGCTACGTCTACGAGGTCGTCCCCAAGAGCGAGGTCGAGGAACTCGTCCTCGAAGAGGTCCCGGACATCGGCTACGAGCAGATCGGCGGTCTGGGCGGCCAGATCGAGATGATCCGCGACGCCGTCGAGCTCCCCTACCTCTACCCCGACCTCTTCAAGGAGCACGAGCTGCGCCCCCCCAAGGGCGTCCTGCTCTACGGGCCCCCCGGATGCGGCAAGACGCTCATCGCCAAGGCCGTCGCCAACTCGCTGGCCAAAAAGGTCGCCGAGGTCACCGGCCAGGCCACCGGCAAGAGCTTCTTCCTCAATATCAAGGGCCCCGAGCTCCTCAACAAGTACGTCGGCGAGACCGAGCGGCAGATCCGCCTCGTCTTCCAGCGCGCCAGGGAGAAGGCCTCCGAGGGCACCCCCGTCATCGTCTTCTTCGACGAGATGGAATCCCTCTTCCGCACCCGCGGCTCCGGCGTCAGCTCCGATGTCGAGAACACCATCGTCCCGCAGCTCCTCGCCGAGATCGACGGCGTCGAAGGCCTGCAGAACGTGGTCGTCATCGGCGCCTCCAACCGCGAGGACATGATCGACCCCGCCATCCTGCGCCCTGGCCGCCTCGACGTGAAGATCAAGATCGAGCGCCCGGACGCCGAAGCGGCCAAGGACATCTTCCAGAAGTACCTCACCGAACGCCTCCCCCTGCACTCCGAGGACGTGGGCGAACACGGCGGCGACAGGACCATCACCGTCCAGAGCATGATCCAGACGGCAGTGGAACACATGTACGCCGAATCCGAGCAGAACCGCTTCCTGGAAGTCACCTACGCCAACGGCGACAAAGAAGTCCTCTACTTCAAGGACTTCAACTCCGGCGCAATGATCGAGAACATCGTGGGCCGCGCCAAGAAAATGGCGATCAAGGACTTCCTCGACAAGAACCAGAAGGGCCTCCGCGTCTCCCACCTCCTCCAGGCATGCGTGGACGAGTTCAAGGAGAACGAGGACCTTCCCAACACCACCAACCCCGACGACTGGGCCCGAATCTCCGGAAAGAAGGGCGAACGGATCGTCTACATCCGTACCCTCATCACCGGAAAGCAGGGCGCCGACACCGGACGCTCCATCGACACGGTGGCGAACACCGGACAGTACCTGTAA
- the dop gene encoding depupylase/deamidase Dop has translation MTVRRVMGIETEYGISVAGHPNANAMLTSSQIVNAYAAAMHRARRARWDFEEENPLRDARGFDLAREAADSSQLTDEDIGLANVILTNGARLYVDHAHPEYSAPEVTNPRDAVLWDKAGERIMAEAAERAAQLPGAQPIHLYKNNTDNKGASYGTHENYLMKRETAFSDIVRHLTPFFVSRQVVTGAGRVGIGQDGHEHGFQLSQRADYFEVEVGLETTLKRPIINTRDEPHSDAEKYRRLHVIIGDANLSEISTYLKLGTTALVLSMIEDGFIAVDLAVDQPVRTLHQVSHDPTLKRLVTLRSGRTLTAVQLQMEYFELSRKYVEERYGADADDQTKDVLTRWEDTLNRLENDPMSLAGELDWVAKRELMEGYRRRDGLDWDAARLHLVDLQYADVRAEKGLYNRLAARGRMKRLLDETEVERAITKPPEDTRAYFRGRCLEQYADDVAAASWDSVIFDLPGRDSLQRVPTLEPLRGTRNHVKELLDRCRTAEDLVRVLSGG, from the coding sequence ATGACCGTACGGCGAGTAATGGGCATCGAGACGGAGTACGGCATCTCCGTTGCCGGCCACCCCAACGCCAATGCCATGCTCACCTCGTCCCAGATCGTCAACGCCTACGCGGCGGCGATGCACCGGGCCCGCCGGGCCCGCTGGGACTTCGAGGAGGAGAACCCGCTGCGCGACGCGCGAGGCTTCGACCTCGCCCGCGAGGCAGCCGACTCCAGCCAGCTCACCGACGAGGACATCGGCCTCGCCAACGTCATCCTCACCAACGGCGCCCGCCTCTACGTCGACCACGCACACCCCGAATACAGCGCCCCCGAGGTCACCAACCCCCGGGACGCCGTCCTCTGGGACAAGGCCGGCGAACGGATCATGGCCGAGGCGGCGGAACGGGCCGCCCAGTTGCCCGGCGCCCAGCCCATCCACCTCTACAAGAACAACACCGACAACAAGGGCGCCTCCTACGGCACCCATGAGAACTACCTGATGAAGCGGGAAACCGCCTTCTCCGACATCGTGCGCCACCTGACGCCGTTCTTCGTCTCGCGCCAGGTCGTCACCGGCGCCGGCCGCGTCGGCATCGGCCAGGACGGCCACGAACACGGCTTCCAGCTCAGCCAGCGCGCCGACTACTTCGAGGTCGAGGTCGGCCTCGAGACGACCCTCAAGCGCCCGATCATCAACACCCGCGACGAACCGCACTCGGACGCCGAGAAATACCGCCGCCTCCACGTGATCATCGGCGACGCGAACCTCTCCGAGATCTCGACGTACCTGAAGCTCGGCACGACGGCGCTGGTCCTCTCCATGATCGAGGACGGCTTCATCGCCGTGGACCTGGCCGTCGACCAGCCCGTCCGCACCCTTCACCAGGTCTCCCACGACCCGACCCTCAAGCGCCTGGTCACCCTCCGCAGCGGCCGCACACTCACCGCGGTCCAACTCCAGATGGAGTACTTCGAGCTCTCGCGCAAGTACGTGGAGGAGCGCTACGGCGCGGACGCCGACGACCAGACCAAGGACGTCCTCACCCGTTGGGAGGACACCCTGAACCGCCTGGAGAACGACCCCATGAGCCTCGCCGGCGAACTGGACTGGGTCGCCAAGCGGGAACTCATGGAGGGCTACCGGCGCCGTGACGGCCTCGACTGGGACGCCGCGCGCCTGCACCTCGTCGACCTCCAGTACGCCGACGTACGGGCCGAGAAGGGCCTCTACAACCGTCTCGCGGCCCGCGGCCGCATGAAACGGCTCCTGGACGAGACCGAGGTCGAGCGGGCGATCACGAAGCCCCCGGAGGACACGCGCGCGTACTTCCGCGGCCGCTGCCTGGAGCAGTACGCCGACGACGTCGCCGCCGCCTCCTGGGACTCGGTGATCTTCGACCTGCCGGGCCGGGATTCGCTCCAGCGCGTCCCAACCCTCGAACCGCTTCGCGGAACGCGAAATCATGTCAAGGAGCTCCTGGACCGCTGCCGTACGGCAGAAGACCTGGTCAGGGTCCTCTCGGGCGGCTGA
- a CDS encoding tRNA (adenine-N1)-methyltransferase, with translation MSEPTGAARRRGPFKVGDQVQLTDPKGRHYTFTLEAGKNFHTHKGSFPHDELIGAPEGSVVRTTGNVAYLALRPLLPDYVLSMPRGAAVVYPKDAGQILAFADIFPGARVVEAGVGSGSLSSFLLRAIGDQGMLHSYERREDFAEIAQQNVERYFGGPHPAWQLTVGDLQDNLSDTDVDRVILDMLAPWECLEAVSKALVPGGIVCCYVATTTQLARTVESIREIGCFNEPSAWESMVRNWHIEGLAVRPDHRMIGHTGFLLTARRLADGVEPPMRRRRPAKGAYGDDYSGPNADGGSGR, from the coding sequence ATGTCCGAACCGACCGGTGCCGCCCGCAGGCGCGGGCCCTTCAAGGTCGGGGACCAGGTTCAGCTGACCGACCCCAAGGGCCGCCACTACACGTTCACGCTCGAAGCCGGGAAGAATTTCCACACCCACAAGGGTTCCTTCCCGCACGACGAACTGATCGGCGCACCCGAGGGCAGCGTTGTCCGCACCACCGGGAACGTCGCCTACCTCGCGCTGCGCCCCCTGCTCCCCGACTACGTCCTGTCCATGCCCCGCGGCGCCGCCGTGGTCTACCCCAAGGACGCGGGGCAGATCCTCGCCTTCGCCGACATCTTCCCCGGCGCCCGCGTCGTCGAAGCAGGCGTCGGCTCCGGCTCGCTGAGCAGCTTCCTGCTGCGCGCCATCGGCGACCAGGGGATGCTGCACAGCTACGAGCGTCGCGAGGACTTCGCCGAGATCGCCCAGCAGAACGTCGAGCGTTACTTCGGCGGCCCCCACCCCGCCTGGCAGCTCACCGTCGGCGACCTCCAGGACAACCTCTCCGACACCGACGTCGACCGCGTCATCCTCGATATGCTCGCCCCCTGGGAATGCCTCGAGGCCGTCTCCAAGGCACTCGTGCCCGGCGGCATCGTCTGCTGCTACGTCGCGACCACCACCCAGCTCGCCCGGACCGTCGAGTCCATCCGCGAGATCGGCTGCTTCAACGAGCCGAGCGCCTGGGAGTCGATGGTCCGCAACTGGCACATCGAGGGCCTGGCCGTCCGCCCGGACCACCGCATGATCGGCCACACCGGCTTCCTCCTCACCGCCCGCCGCCTCGCCGACGGCGTCGAGCCCCCCATGCGCCGCCGCCGCCCCGCCAAGGGCGCCTACGGCGACGACTACTCCGGCCCCAACGCCGACGGAGGCAGCGGCCGCTGA
- the prcB gene encoding proteasome subunit beta codes for MEANTRSTGRLPAAFLTPGSSSFMDFLSDHQPEMLPGKRQLPPTQGVIEAPHGTTIVAVTFPGGVVLAGDRRATMGNVIAQRDIEKVFPADEYSAVGIAGTAGLAVEMVKLFQLELEHFEKVEGAQLSLEGKANRLSTMIRSNLGMAMQGLAVVPLFAGFDVDRDRGRIFSYDVTGGRSEEHHFAATGSGSIFARGAMKKLFRNDLTEDEATTLVVQALYDAADDDSATGGPDVARRIYPIVTVITEDGFRRLTDEESSEIARSILERRLEQPDGPRAALL; via the coding sequence GTGGAAGCCAACACTCGTAGCACCGGGCGTCTACCGGCTGCCTTCCTGACGCCCGGGTCCTCGTCCTTCATGGACTTTCTCTCCGATCACCAGCCGGAGATGCTGCCCGGCAAGCGGCAGTTGCCTCCGACGCAGGGTGTGATCGAGGCGCCGCACGGGACGACGATCGTGGCCGTGACGTTCCCCGGTGGAGTCGTGCTCGCCGGTGACCGCCGCGCCACCATGGGCAACGTCATCGCGCAGCGGGACATCGAGAAGGTCTTCCCGGCGGACGAGTACTCGGCCGTCGGCATCGCCGGTACCGCCGGTCTGGCCGTCGAGATGGTCAAGCTGTTCCAGTTGGAGCTGGAGCACTTCGAGAAGGTCGAAGGCGCGCAGCTCTCGCTGGAGGGCAAGGCGAACCGTTTGTCGACCATGATCCGTTCGAACCTGGGGATGGCCATGCAGGGCCTGGCCGTGGTTCCGCTGTTCGCCGGGTTCGACGTGGACCGGGACCGGGGCCGGATCTTCTCGTACGACGTCACGGGCGGTCGCTCCGAGGAGCACCATTTCGCCGCCACCGGCTCCGGCTCGATCTTCGCGCGCGGGGCGATGAAGAAGCTCTTCCGCAACGACCTGACCGAGGACGAGGCCACGACGCTCGTGGTCCAGGCCCTCTACGACGCGGCTGACGACGACTCGGCGACCGGTGGTCCCGATGTCGCCCGTCGGATCTACCCGATCGTCACCGTGATCACCGAGGACGGCTTCCGTCGGCTGACCGACGAGGAGTCGTCGGAGATCGCCCGCTCGATCCTGGAGCGTCGCCTGGAGCAGCCGGACGGCCCGCGCGCCGCTCTGCTGTAG
- a CDS encoding response regulator transcription factor, with protein sequence MAIRVLLVDDQPLLRTGFRMILEAEQDIAVVGEAGDGLQALDQVRALQPDVVLMDIRMPRMDGVEATRQITGPGRDGPAKVLVLTTFDLDEYVVEALRAGASGFLLKDAPANELVQAIRVVAAGEAMLAPSITRRLLDKYATHLPSGDEPVPDALNTLTDREVEVLKLVARGLSNAEVAADLFVSETTVKTHVGHVLTKLGLRDRVQAAVYAYESGLVRPGAQ encoded by the coding sequence GTGGCCATCCGCGTCCTACTGGTCGATGACCAGCCGCTGCTGCGCACGGGCTTCCGGATGATTCTGGAGGCCGAGCAGGACATCGCGGTCGTCGGCGAGGCCGGGGACGGTCTGCAGGCTCTCGACCAGGTGCGGGCGTTGCAGCCCGATGTGGTGCTGATGGACATCCGCATGCCGCGGATGGACGGGGTGGAGGCGACCCGGCAGATCACCGGGCCGGGGCGGGACGGTCCGGCGAAGGTGCTGGTGCTGACCACGTTCGATCTCGACGAGTACGTGGTGGAGGCGCTGCGGGCCGGGGCGAGCGGGTTCCTGCTGAAGGACGCGCCGGCCAACGAGCTGGTGCAGGCGATCCGGGTGGTGGCGGCCGGTGAGGCCATGCTGGCGCCGAGCATCACGCGCCGGCTGCTGGACAAGTACGCGACGCATCTGCCGTCGGGCGACGAGCCGGTGCCGGACGCGCTGAACACGCTCACCGACCGTGAGGTGGAGGTGCTGAAGCTGGTGGCGCGGGGTCTGTCGAACGCCGAGGTCGCCGCCGATCTGTTCGTCAGTGAGACGACCGTGAAGACGCACGTGGGGCATGTGCTGACGAAGCTGGGGCTGCGCGACCGGGTGCAGGCCGCGGTGTACGCGTACGAGAGCGGTCTGGTGCGTCCCGGCGCGCAGTAG
- a CDS encoding site-2 protease family protein — protein MVESGGSGRPRPDNEQSAEHPATPASPATDLARTPDAPEPDDENTTGSTGNTGNTGNTGNTGNTGSTGNTGSTGENEKLAEGEPEVKPEPEAKPEAEPEIEAEIEAGQPVPPTPTLPKGPPPPRPPEQPRGGILMGRPFGVPVYVAPSWFLVAALITWVFGGQLDRVLPELGAARYLVSLFFAVAFYASVLIHELAHTVAALRFKLPVRRIQLQFFGGVSEIEKEAETPGREFWLAFVGPLLSLALSGLFYLAMQPVEPGTVPGVLLAGLMISNLIVAIFNLLPGLPLDGGRMLRAVVWKITGKPMSGTVAAAWVGRALAVSVLIGLPLLTQSGALGSGAEDSVGMDTVTDALLAAILAAIIWTGAGNSLRMARLREHLPELRARTLTRRAVPVETQTPLSEALRRANDAGARALVVVDAHGQPLSLVREAAIVGVPEHRRPWVAVSGLAQDLDDGMRISAELAGEDLLDVLRATPATEYLVVEETGEIFGVLSAADVERAFVKAMARPS, from the coding sequence GTGGTGGAAAGCGGCGGGAGCGGGCGGCCGCGGCCGGACAACGAACAGTCGGCCGAGCACCCCGCCACACCTGCGTCTCCGGCCACCGACCTCGCCCGGACCCCGGACGCACCGGAGCCCGACGACGAAAACACCACCGGTAGCACGGGCAACACGGGCAACACGGGCAACACGGGCAACACGGGCAACACGGGGAGTACGGGCAACACGGGCAGTACGGGTGAGAACGAGAAGCTTGCCGAAGGCGAACCCGAGGTCAAGCCTGAACCCGAGGCCAAGCCCGAGGCCGAGCCCGAGATCGAGGCCGAGATCGAGGCCGGGCAACCCGTACCCCCCACCCCGACCCTCCCCAAAGGCCCCCCGCCCCCGCGCCCCCCGGAGCAGCCCCGCGGCGGCATCCTCATGGGCCGCCCCTTCGGCGTACCCGTCTACGTCGCCCCGAGCTGGTTCCTCGTCGCCGCCCTCATCACCTGGGTCTTCGGCGGCCAGCTCGACCGCGTACTGCCCGAACTCGGCGCCGCCCGCTACCTCGTCTCCCTCTTCTTCGCCGTCGCCTTCTACGCCTCCGTACTCATCCACGAACTCGCCCACACCGTCGCCGCCCTCCGCTTCAAACTCCCCGTCCGCCGCATCCAGCTCCAGTTCTTCGGCGGCGTCTCCGAGATCGAGAAGGAAGCCGAGACCCCCGGCCGCGAGTTCTGGCTCGCCTTCGTCGGCCCGCTCCTCTCCCTCGCCCTCTCCGGCCTCTTCTACCTCGCCATGCAGCCCGTCGAGCCCGGCACCGTCCCCGGCGTCCTGCTGGCCGGCCTGATGATCTCCAACCTCATCGTGGCGATCTTCAACCTCCTGCCCGGCCTCCCCCTCGACGGCGGCCGCATGCTCCGCGCCGTCGTCTGGAAGATCACCGGCAAGCCCATGAGCGGCACCGTCGCCGCCGCCTGGGTCGGCCGCGCCCTCGCCGTCTCCGTCCTCATCGGACTGCCCCTGCTCACCCAGTCCGGCGCCCTCGGCTCCGGCGCCGAGGACAGCGTCGGCATGGACACCGTCACCGACGCCCTCCTGGCCGCCATCCTCGCCGCGATCATCTGGACCGGCGCCGGCAACAGCCTGCGCATGGCCCGCCTGCGCGAACACCTCCCCGAACTGCGCGCCCGCACCCTCACCCGCCGCGCCGTCCCCGTCGAGACGCAGACCCCCCTCTCCGAGGCCCTGCGCCGCGCCAACGACGCCGGCGCCCGCGCCCTCGTCGTCGTCGACGCCCACGGCCAACCCCTCTCCCTCGTCCGCGAGGCCGCCATCGTCGGCGTACCCGAACACCGCCGCCCCTGGGTCGCCGTCAGCGGCCTCGCCCAGGACCTCGACGACGGCATGCGGATCTCCGCCGAACTCGCCGGCGAGGACCTCCTCGACGTCCTGCGCGCCACCCCTGCCACCGAGTACCTCGTCGTCGAGGAGACCGGCGAGATCTTCGGCGTCCTGTCCGCCGCCGACGTCGAGCGCGCCTTCGTCAAAGCCATGGCCAGGCCCTCCTAG
- a CDS encoding ubiquitin-like protein Pup encodes MATKDTGGGQQKATRSTEETEEQAPEAQASEDLKERQEKLSDDVDSVLDEIDDVLEENAEDFVRSFVQKGGQ; translated from the coding sequence ATGGCGACCAAGGACACCGGCGGCGGCCAGCAGAAGGCGACGCGCTCCACGGAGGAGACCGAAGAGCAGGCGCCCGAGGCGCAGGCCTCGGAAGACCTCAAGGAGCGCCAGGAGAAGCTGAGCGACGACGTGGACTCGGTTCTTGACGAAATTGACGATGTACTCGAGGAAAATGCCGAGGACTTCGTTCGAAGTTTCGTTCAGAAGGGCGGCCAGTAG
- a CDS encoding ferredoxin: protein MGVQQEAGVGGEALEVWIDQDLCTGDGICVQYAPEVFELDIDGLAYVKSADDELLQAKGATAPVPLPLLTDVVDSSRECPGDCIHVRRVSDSVEVYGPDAE, encoded by the coding sequence ATGGGCGTGCAGCAGGAGGCCGGGGTCGGCGGCGAGGCGCTGGAGGTCTGGATCGACCAGGATCTCTGTACCGGTGACGGGATCTGCGTTCAGTACGCGCCGGAGGTGTTCGAGCTGGACATCGACGGTCTGGCTTATGTCAAGAGCGCGGACGACGAGCTGCTGCAGGCCAAGGGGGCCACGGCTCCGGTGCCGTTGCCGCTGCTGACGGACGTGGTGGACTCGTCGCGGGAGTGCCCGGGTGACTGCATTCATGTGCGGCGGGTTTCGGACAGCGTCGAGGTCTACGGTCCGGACGCGGAGTGA
- the prcA gene encoding proteasome subunit alpha codes for MSTPFYVSPQQAMADRAEYARKGIARGRSLVVIQYADGIVFVGENPSRALHKFSEIYDRIGFAAAGKYNEYENLRIGGVRYADLRGYTYDRDDVTARGLANVYAQTLGTIFSSAGEKPYEVELVVAEVGETPDGDQIYRLPHDGSIVDEHGSVAVGGNAEQISGYLDQRHEEGMSLAEALKLAVQALSRDTNGTEREIPAERLEVAVLDRTRPQKRKFKRIVGRQLGRLLETDGASTEAESSDEE; via the coding sequence GTGTCGACGCCGTTCTATGTCTCCCCCCAGCAGGCGATGGCCGACCGCGCCGAGTACGCCCGCAAGGGCATCGCGCGCGGGCGCAGCCTCGTCGTGATCCAGTACGCCGACGGCATCGTGTTCGTCGGCGAGAATCCGTCCCGTGCGCTGCACAAGTTCAGCGAGATCTACGACCGGATCGGTTTCGCGGCCGCCGGTAAGTACAACGAGTACGAGAACCTGCGGATCGGTGGCGTCCGGTACGCCGATCTTCGTGGTTACACCTACGACCGTGACGACGTGACCGCTCGTGGTCTGGCCAACGTGTACGCGCAGACGCTGGGCACGATCTTCTCCTCGGCCGGTGAGAAGCCGTACGAGGTGGAGCTGGTCGTGGCGGAGGTCGGTGAGACGCCGGACGGCGACCAGATCTACCGGCTGCCGCACGACGGGTCGATCGTGGACGAGCACGGTTCGGTGGCGGTCGGTGGCAACGCCGAGCAGATCAGCGGTTATCTGGATCAGCGTCACGAGGAGGGCATGAGCCTTGCCGAGGCGTTGAAGCTGGCCGTTCAGGCGCTGTCGCGGGACACCAACGGCACGGAGCGGGAGATTCCGGCGGAGCGGCTGGAGGTGGCGGTGCTGGACCGTACGCGGCCGCAGAAGCGCAAGTTCAAGCGGATCGTCGGTCGTCAGCTGGGGCGCCTGCTGGAGACGGACGGCGCGTCCACGGAGGCGGAGAGCTCCGACGAGGAGTAG
- a CDS encoding RecB family exonuclease — MESSSEDVVPAGDGGVVGGVVEVAAQAGAAVPEAVVAAVAVAPASLSPSRAGDFMQCPLLYRFRVIDRLPEKPSPAATKGTLVHAVLERLFDAPAAERTAPQAKSLIPGQWDRLRESRPEVGELFADDPAGERLAGWLAEAEGLVERWFTLEDPTRLEPAERELFVEAELESGLRLRGIIDRVDVAPTGEVRIVDYKTGKAPRAEYADGALFQMKFYALVVWRLKNVIPRRLQLVYLGSGDVLTYDPVLADLQQVERKLLALWEAIRLATETGEWRPRPTKLCGWCDHQAHCPEFGGTPPPYPLPVTSPVRAAESEGGAQGRMGPG; from the coding sequence ATGGAGAGCAGCAGCGAGGACGTCGTCCCGGCGGGCGACGGCGGTGTGGTGGGCGGTGTGGTGGAGGTTGCGGCGCAGGCGGGGGCGGCCGTGCCCGAGGCGGTGGTGGCGGCCGTCGCCGTGGCGCCTGCCTCGCTGTCTCCGTCGCGGGCCGGTGATTTCATGCAGTGCCCGCTGCTGTACCGGTTCCGGGTGATCGACCGGCTGCCGGAGAAGCCGAGCCCGGCGGCGACGAAGGGGACGCTGGTGCACGCGGTCCTGGAGCGGTTGTTCGACGCGCCGGCGGCCGAGCGGACGGCGCCGCAGGCCAAGTCGCTGATCCCGGGTCAGTGGGACCGGCTGCGGGAGTCGCGGCCGGAGGTCGGGGAGCTGTTCGCCGACGATCCGGCGGGTGAGCGGCTGGCGGGCTGGCTGGCGGAGGCGGAGGGGCTGGTCGAGCGCTGGTTCACGCTGGAGGATCCGACGCGGCTGGAGCCCGCCGAGCGGGAGCTGTTCGTCGAGGCGGAGCTGGAGTCGGGGCTGCGGTTGCGCGGGATCATCGACCGGGTCGATGTGGCGCCCACCGGTGAGGTGCGGATCGTCGACTACAAGACGGGCAAGGCGCCCCGCGCGGAGTACGCCGACGGGGCGCTGTTCCAGATGAAGTTCTACGCCCTGGTGGTGTGGCGGCTGAAGAACGTGATTCCGCGCCGGCTCCAGCTCGTCTATCTCGGCAGTGGGGATGTGCTGACCTACGATCCCGTCCTCGCCGATCTCCAGCAGGTCGAGCGCAAGTTGCTGGCGCTGTGGGAGGCGATCCGGCTGGCGACGGAGACGGGTGAGTGGCGGCCGCGGCCGACCAAGCTGTGCGGCTGGTGCGACCATCAGGCGCACTGTCCGGAGTTCGGCGGCACTCCCCCGCCGTATCCGCTTCCGGTGACGTCGCCGGTGAGGGCGGCCGAGTCCGAGGGCGGGGCGCAGGGCAGAATGGGGCCGGGCTAG
- a CDS encoding endonuclease VII domain-containing protein: protein MASEEGVKRCSRCKESKPRATFAGNKATRDGLQAYCRECWAAYHQARQLAKGKNVRPRVETPEGHKFCRSCEEIKPHSEWHRNATASDGLATCCKACKAVKGRRGHLKRQYGMTEAERDAMVASQMGLCVICLKAPAVHVDHCHNTGRVRGVLCFNCNSAIGKLGDDPDVGRRAVAYLEGTTWKPTLVAPGVYRLPS from the coding sequence TTGGCAAGCGAAGAGGGCGTGAAGCGTTGCTCGCGGTGCAAGGAGTCCAAGCCGCGAGCAACCTTCGCCGGTAACAAGGCGACCCGGGACGGGTTGCAGGCCTACTGCCGGGAGTGCTGGGCGGCTTATCACCAGGCGCGGCAACTGGCGAAGGGAAAGAACGTGCGGCCGCGTGTGGAGACGCCCGAGGGTCACAAGTTCTGCCGCAGCTGCGAGGAGATCAAGCCGCACAGTGAGTGGCACCGCAACGCCACAGCGTCCGACGGCCTTGCGACCTGTTGCAAGGCATGCAAAGCCGTCAAGGGCCGGCGGGGGCATCTCAAACGCCAGTACGGCATGACGGAAGCCGAGCGGGACGCCATGGTCGCCTCTCAGATGGGGCTCTGTGTGATCTGCCTGAAAGCTCCTGCCGTCCATGTGGATCACTGCCACAACACGGGTAGGGTCCGTGGCGTACTGTGCTTCAACTGCAATTCGGCCATCGGCAAGTTGGGAGACGATCCCGACGTCGGTCGCCGGGCTGTTGCCTACCTGGAGGGAACGACGTGGAAGCCAACACTCGTAGCACCGGGCGTCTACCGGCTGCCTTCCTGA